The region CGGGGACCGTCTGCTCCTCCGGGGGCCCGGCTAGGGGAGCTCCGGCAGGATCTCCGTCTCGTAGAACCGGAAGAAGCCCTCCTGCTCCGGGCCGATCTGCTGGACGTAGATCTCGTCGTAGCCCGCCTCGATGTAGCGGCGGATAGAGCGCAGGTGCAGCTCCGGGTCCGGGCCGCAGGGCACCTCCGCGGCTACCATCTCCTCGGTGACCAGCTCGCTGGCCTGCTCGAAGTGCCGGGGGGTGGGCAGCTCCTGGGCCAGCTCGCCGGGGAGCTGCTCGTTCGGCCAGATGCGGTGCGCCGTCTTGCGCGCCCGCGACTCCTCCTCGCTCCAGCAGACCTTCATCCCCGCCTGCGCGGGCTTGTCCCCGCCGCCCGAGGAGCGGAACAGCGAGACCAGCTCCCCGTCCGGGATGGTGCTGCAGTAGCCGTCGCCGATCCGGCCGGCCAGCCGGACGGACTTCGGCCCGAAGCCGGAGACGTAGACCGGCGGGGGCTCCTCGGGGAGGGTGTACAGGCGGGCGTTCTCCACCGTGTAGTAGTCGCCGTGGAAGTCCTTGACCCCGCCCTCCCACAGCAGCCGCATTACCCGCACGGCCTCCTCCAGCATCTTTAGCCGCACGTCGGCGGGGGGCCAGCGGTCGCCGAGGACGTGCTCGTTCAGGTTCTCGCCGCTGCCCACCCCGAGCACGAAGCGGCCCTCCAGCATCACCGCGGAGGTTGCCGCGGCCTGGGCTATGATCGCGGGGTGGATGCGGATCGTCGGGCAGGTCACCGCTGTGGTCACCGGCAGCGAGGTGGCCCGGGAGAGCCCCCCGATCACCGACCAGACAAAGGGGCTGTTGCCCTGCTCGGAGTTCCAGGGGTGGTAGTGGTCGGAGATCCAGAGCCCCTCGAAGCCCGCGGCCTCGGCCATCTCGGCCTGCTCCAGCAGCTCCCGCGGCCCCCACTCCTCGCAGGACAGAAAGTACCCTATCTTCGCCATCTCGGCCCTCCTACGGAAGCTCTCGCCGGCAACCGGCAATTGATACCCCGCCGGCCTCTGCGGCTAACAGGGCCCCTCAGGGAACCCCGACCTCCATCCCGTCGTATGCCAGCGCGGCCTCCACGCCGCGCTCGGCGCCGAGGCGGCGGACCTCTCTCTCCAGCCGCTCCTCGTCGCCGGCCACGATCTCCGTGCCGCAGTGGGTGAAGACGGCCCGCCGCACCCCCTCCTTCGCGCACCAGGTGAGCTGGGTGCGGATGGGGGCGTGCCCGATGAGGGCCTCCCCGCGCCGGCGCACCAGCGGGCGGGCGACGCTCGCCCCGTCGCCCGCGTACAGCTCGACCCCCCGGAGCGCCTCCCCCCGGCCGTGGATGTAGACCACGTCGGGGGCGTAGAAGACCGCGGTCCTGCCCGCCGAGATCCTGTAGCCCACCGCCGGGGCGCGGGTGGAGTGCTCCACCGGGAAGGCCTCGAAGACGAGCCCCTCCGCCCGGAAGGGCCTGCGCGGCTCCACCACGCGCCGCTCGCGGACGGGGTAGCGCTCCATCAGCGCCCAGGACTCTCGCGTGGCGTAGACCGGGCAGGGAGCCCCCTCCCTGAGGCCCCAGGCGTGGTCCGGGTGGGCGTGGGTGACGACGACGGCCGCCGGGTCGAGCCCGCCGAAGCGCCCCAGCCAGTCGGCGCCGCAGTCCACCATGACCCTGCCGCCGCCGCAGAAGACGACGAGCGCGCTGTGCATGGCGTGCCTGGGGGTGCGCGCCTCGATCTCGCCGCGGGTCCCGGCGAAGAGGAGCCTCATGCCCCCTCCCGCCGCAGCAGCCGCCGCAGCTCCCCGAGGGGCCGGGTGTTGACCACGTCCTCCCTCTCCAGCCAGCCGCGGCGGGCCTGCCCCACCCCGAAGCGGATGTTCGCCAGCTCGTCTGCGCTGTGCGCGTCGGTGGAGACGGCTATCTTGACGCCCATCTCCTTGGCCAGCTTGCAGTGGGCGTCGTTCAGGTCCAGACGCTCGGGGTTGGAGTTGAGCTCCAGGACGCAGCCCCGCTCCCGGGCCGCCTCCATCACCCGCTCGACGTCCAGCTCGTAGGGTTCCCGCCTGCCGATGAGGCGCCCCGTCGGGTGGGCCAGGATGTTGACGTTGGGGTTCTCCAGCGCCCGCAGCACGCGCCGCGTCTGCTCCCTCTCGGGGAGCCGGAGCTTGTGGTGCACCGAGCAAACCACCACGTCGAGCTCCTCCAGCACCCCGTCCGGGAGGTCCAGCGAACCGTCCTCCAGGATGTCCACCTCGGCGCCCTTGAGGAGGGTGATCCCTTCGAGCTCCTCGTTGAGACGGTCGATCTCCTCCATCTGCTCCCGCAGCCGCCGCTCGTCGAGCCCCCGGGCCACCCGCAGCCGCCGCGAGTGGTCGGTTACGGCCAGGTACTCGTAGCCGCGCTCCCTCGCCGCCTCGGCCATCTCGTGCAGGCCGCTGCGCCCGTCGGTGGCGGTGGTGTGGGAGTGCAGGTCGCCCCGGAGGTCCTCCTGCGCGAGGAGCTGCGGGAGGGAGCCCTGCCGCGCGGCCTCTATCTCGCCCCGGTGCTCGCGCAGCTCGGGCTCGATGTAGCGGAGCCCGAGCTGCGCGTAGACCTCCTCCTCGGTGCGGCCGGCCACCCGCTCCTCCCCCCGGAAGAGCCCGTACTCGTTGAGCTTGAGCCTCCTCTTGAGGGCCATGTCGCGCAGGGCCACGTGGTGGGGCTGGGCGCCGGTGAAGTACAGGAGCGCCGTCCCGAAGCTCTCCTCCGGCACCACCCGCAGGTCCGCCTCGAGGCCGTTTTTCAGCACCACCGAGGAGCGGGTGCTCCCCTTCGAGACCACCCGCTCTATGTCCTCGAAGGCCACGAAGTGCTCTATGACCCGCCTCCCCTCCTGCGAGCAGGCGACCACGTCCAGATCCCCGACGGTCTCCTTTCTGCGCCGGAAGCTCCCCGCCACGACGGCCTCCCGCACCGCCCCGCAGCCTTCGAGGTGCTCCTCCAGCGCCCGGGCGGCGGGCTCGGCGGCGGACAGCCTGAACCGCTGCGGCCTCTCCTTTCGCCCGAGCGCCTCGAGGATGTTGCGCTCGGTCTTGGCGCCGAAGCCGGGCAGCCTCCGCACCCTCCCCTCCCGGGCGGCCCTCTCCAGCTCCGCGGCGGACTCCACCCCGAGCCGCCGGTGCAGCTCCCTGACCCGCCGCGGGCCGAGCCCCGGCACCCCGAGCAGCCCGCGCAGCCCCGGGGGCACCCGCTCCCTC is a window of Rubrobacter xylanophilus DSM 9941 DNA encoding:
- the polX gene encoding DNA polymerase/3'-5' exonuclease PolX, producing MPVHNAEIAEILYEVADLLEIEGENPFRVRAYREAARTVENHPRSLAEMAGEGEDLTRLPGIGEDLADKIREIARTGTLRQAEELRERVPPGLRGLLGVPGLGPRRVRELHRRLGVESAAELERAAREGRVRRLPGFGAKTERNILEALGRKERPQRFRLSAAEPAARALEEHLEGCGAVREAVVAGSFRRRKETVGDLDVVACSQEGRRVIEHFVAFEDIERVVSKGSTRSSVVLKNGLEADLRVVPEESFGTALLYFTGAQPHHVALRDMALKRRLKLNEYGLFRGEERVAGRTEEEVYAQLGLRYIEPELREHRGEIEAARQGSLPQLLAQEDLRGDLHSHTTATDGRSGLHEMAEAARERGYEYLAVTDHSRRLRVARGLDERRLREQMEEIDRLNEELEGITLLKGAEVDILEDGSLDLPDGVLEELDVVVCSVHHKLRLPEREQTRRVLRALENPNVNILAHPTGRLIGRREPYELDVERVMEAARERGCVLELNSNPERLDLNDAHCKLAKEMGVKIAVSTDAHSADELANIRFGVGQARRGWLEREDVVNTRPLGELRRLLRREGA
- a CDS encoding MBL fold metallo-hydrolase translates to MRLLFAGTRGEIEARTPRHAMHSALVVFCGGGRVMVDCGADWLGRFGGLDPAAVVVTHAHPDHAWGLREGAPCPVYATRESWALMERYPVRERRVVEPRRPFRAEGLVFEAFPVEHSTRAPAVGYRISAGRTAVFYAPDVVYIHGRGEALRGVELYAGDGASVARPLVRRRGEALIGHAPIRTQLTWCAKEGVRRAVFTHCGTEIVAGDEERLEREVRRLGAERGVEAALAYDGMEVGVP
- a CDS encoding LLM class F420-dependent oxidoreductase, encoding MAKIGYFLSCEEWGPRELLEQAEMAEAAGFEGLWISDHYHPWNSEQGNSPFVWSVIGGLSRATSLPVTTAVTCPTIRIHPAIIAQAAATSAVMLEGRFVLGVGSGENLNEHVLGDRWPPADVRLKMLEEAVRVMRLLWEGGVKDFHGDYYTVENARLYTLPEEPPPVYVSGFGPKSVRLAGRIGDGYCSTIPDGELVSLFRSSGGGDKPAQAGMKVCWSEEESRARKTAHRIWPNEQLPGELAQELPTPRHFEQASELVTEEMVAAEVPCGPDPELHLRSIRRYIEAGYDEIYVQQIGPEQEGFFRFYETEILPELP